CCATTAACAAAGAGTTTTTTTAGGTGAGCTTACTGACCATTCACACAAAATCTTCAGCATTGAGCTGCTATGTGAGTGGCTAATTGGCCACCATAAATTATATGCAAGTACACATGACGCGATCTACCTAGGTGCCAATTAGTCACTACATATATATCCATATTCACATAATATATAAGCTCCATGTACAAGGAGCTTACGAGTGCATAAGCTTACGCCGGAGTGGACAATGATTTTAGCCCAACTCTCAATTTTTCACTTCATTTGCGTGCAGATTGTGAGTTAATAAGCATAAACCagattgaaaaatgatttatcatCGATTTTAAAACTCCTGCGAATATAAAAATGCACTAAGGCTAGAAACGATTGCGAACGAGAATAATAGTACGAACCAGAGGAGCCACGACGAAATCGAAGCCACCAGAAGAAATGTTGTAAGCCAAAAGCTGAGGCATGTCATCATGGAACTCCGTCTCCACCCCGCAGTACCGAGAGTCGCTCTTATCCCAATTCCTTTCCCCTAGCGGCATTTTCTTCACCTTCAATCACACACAGACAGAGAGAAGTTTCTTTGTGTTCCTAGGGGAACGGTGAGGTATGAATGTAAAGGCGAAAAGCCGAGAGGGTTTTAGTAGGGTTTTTATTGAACCGATATGGAAACGTTCATGCTCTGTATAAATAGGAACGGAGAACTAGGGTTTTGGGCATGGCTTAGTAGGCGGGTTTCTGGGTGGGGGTTCGACTCGGTTGGAAGCTCAGCCCAGTCCTTAAGCCCATAATTTGACGATGAACTGGAAGCCCAGCCCAATCCGTAAGTCCCAATTAGTCAACCCTAATTTGATGatgaacaacaacaacaaaaccaTTCTGCTTGCAATATCGccttcaaaaattttcttgATCGTTATATTAAATACTAGGATTATACCCtcatttgtaatttgaaaaattctaattatCAATCAGGTATGTTAAAGTATTTATATGGCATGATTtgatttggaatataaattttaaatattaaattttacaaataaaatcttatcaATTAAGTTATGTATATGGTGTGTTTTTACACaccaacttaataataatagaataactcttcATAATTTTAGATTGTTTGAAACCAACttcttatttgtaattttgaaattctcATATTGATTGGGATCTAGGTACGTAACACATTATAAACGGACTTGTCAatacacatatatgtatatatgcatataaaaaCTCTATATGCAATAACTTTTGTATACTTATTGTACACTCCACTAATGTGATTagttgcaatattttttttaatataaaataactgattTAGCCAATCACGTcagtaaaatacataaaaagtaCGCTAAAATAACTGTATGTAGCATAACTATTTTCACAGCCTTCGCGTGGCAGTCAATATCCGATGGCTACTAATGAACAGCAAAGATCTCAAGTCCACCAACTTGGAATCGGCTATTACAATATTTCATATTCTTCCAaacagactttttttttttcttttttttttccagctgCTAAAGAAATCACAGATTTCAAATAacaataattagaaaaatggaATACGTGACGTGAGAAAAAACGATAAAAGAGTTTGGCTTGTAACAAACTTATGCATGCTACAAAGTAGAATCCAATCCGAAACAATATTTACATTTTACAACCAAACTCCAATCACCATAAAGGTgttaaaagatgttgatgacataGTATATATAAACCAGAGAAGCATAGAAAACTAAAGGAGCCTAAACCCAAAGAGTGCTCATATTCAACAGATACTTCACACACTGGCCTTTGCAGGTATGCGCGTATAATCATCTACGAAAACCTGACCTTGTTCCACAACACCGTCCTTTTCTGTTTCATCAAAGTAGTCCTCTCGAGCATTGTCAGCTAGCATAAGGGCAACCAACCAGAAAAGGCATGCATCAAGGGATAAAAAAGCACCACCACCAAGGAGACCGGTCTTGGCAGTTGGGCAATCCGTATTGAGGTTGTGATGAACATTGCGTGCAAGATGAATCTGTTCTGTTATCGTTGGCCATAATAGCAGAGTTGCAGCCAATCCAGCTGTAAATCTGTGTAATGTAACCAACCCCAATTCACAAAAGAAGAGTCAATAAGATACTTTAGCCACTTCAATACTTTAGCCAAGACAATCTTCAATACAAGATACTTCAGCCGTTATAAGATACCAACACCAATGGCATCTCCAATATGAAGTATTGAAGTTAGTCATCTAGAGTGCCAAGAAgacaatcttaaaaaaaaaaatccccgcCGGCCTATCATAACAGTAAAAACCCTTCTCTATAAAGGTTACCAAGGACCTAAAAGCTCCAAGTCAAAACCCATATAACTGCTGTCAGGATAGCGAACCGGTTAAGAGTTGGGTTGACAGGGCAAGAAGTCTGACCATCTAATAGTGGGAAATTATTCTAAATACATTTGAAACACAATATGCATATGAAATAAGGACGATAAGAGTGGCACATAATAATGGAATGACTAACAGATAAATCATAAATGGAGATCAAAAGAAATTTAAGTCATGAGGTTTACTGGCTTCAAGATGTAGATGATTTCACAAGTGAAAACACGGCTGGTGCAAGGCTACTGGATTTTAGATTTCCCAGTGCCTTGATCAGAGCAACTGAGCAGCCCAGTGAGAATCAATAGATTCAATTCATTGTGCTACACTTGGAAAAAAAAGTCTCTGCAATTTCACAGAAATCAAATTTACTTCATGAAGCTTTCCTCCAAACAGAAATGGGTCGCAATTAGAAAGAGGCAAAGATGGTCCTCTGATCCAACCAAGGGTTTcatatctattattttatataatttatggtGAGTGGAGGGAGGAATTCTTTCTCTGTAGGATTCAACATTTAAAGGGTGCAAAGCCATATTCAAACAACCACAACATAAGAAATTCAGATTTTATTAACTTCCATAACCTTCAGTTggatatatataacaattaaaaccTACTATTATTGTTGAATAAAACATACACCAAAATTCCAATTCGCCAgcaaaattaaacaatataCACACGTGCACATATTGGGATTGCACATTTGGTACTGGTCTGCTTCAATtataaagaattttttgtgCAGCAACTCCTTTCGGCATCCAAATTAACTAATAATTCTTCGGACATTCTGAATGATAAATCTTTGTCTCTTCCGGCGATCAGCGTAAAATGTGAATATCAAAAGTTATGGGAGAGTGAGAACTGAGAAAAGTATGCTTACATGGCAATGTTGAAGAACACAACAAAGCTGGAGCTTCTAAACAAGGCAGCTTGTGGAACAGATTTTCCTTTGTAAGGGTAAAACAGTGACAAATACCCAACCACGGTAGTTGCAATGAGAAATACTACTGACAGATACCCCAAAACGACAGTAGGATCAGATGGATACTTGCATATGACAACACCTTTCCCTGTGATTGGAGTTCCAGACGCTGGCTGTATAGAGCATGGAGAACGAGACGAATTATTAGACAGTAAGCAAGAAGGAAACATAATTATTAGTAGAAATATCTATTGATTTTAGTTGAGATAATTACACAAAAACATCAACTAAAATCTGTAGGGAATTTTTTCAGTCAaatctgaaagaaaaataaatatatgtgaaAGAGCCTCTTTTCTTGTGAAATAACAGCATTCTCGAAACCTGGATTCAAAACTATTTACGAAGTTGCTACATCaaccttaaaattttaaataaccGCCTTGTTTGTTTTAATAACTTTTCTCAACTTACATCGaccttaaaattttaaataaccaccttgtttgttttaataacttttctcaacttatctcatctcatctttatctaatcattacaatttttccaaattccacataaaataaaataaacaattcaactttttcaaatctcaaaacaaaaataattttaaaaatatatattctaacaatattttattcaatttttaattttaatctcaattcatctcatttcatctgcgaaaacaaacgagggcTAAGTATATTACTTTCCATGCATAGAAAAACGGTTAATATCCGAGAAAACAAATAGAGCAAAGAGCAGTGGAATGGTGAATCCTTTTATTACATAGATTTTCtcataatctattttttacCTTCTTGTTTTCAGCAACAACTCCGAATATGAAGGAAACGACGCCACAACACGCTACTATGAGAGCCATTAATCTCACGGAAACAGCCATTGCCCCCCAACAGAAGAACTACCGATTCACTGCAAACGATGGTGTAGATCTATCAGTCCCACCAAAAcggattataacaaaaaaataaaacaaaataaaataaaagggcGGATAATGAAATGAAGAAACGTAAGATTAATACCCACGCGATGTGTTTTCTAGGAGGAAATTGAATATATCTTATTTGTGCTAAGTGCAAACCTAACGGAGATGAATGAAATACGGAAGGATAAGTAAtcgacaataaaaaaaatttaaaaaaaaaagggcaaactttttctcatgaaaataaaCCACATCCCCTCAAGTAGCTCTACATCCGCTTATGTTCCCAGAAAATCATCATCATGGGAAATTTTTCTCGGTGAAtctaatttatcaaaattcaaaggaTTTTAATCTGCTTAAACGAACAGGGCTTCTGACAAatatctaaacaaaatacatgaaaattttacaaagtGGGTGTTCGTATAACTGGGTTATACCTGAGATCGATGAAAGCGAATAGCTCTGAACGAATGCAAGAGATCAGTCCCTCGCTGTCTTTCTTGTTCTGAGAGTCAGTGCATACACAAGCTTATAGACATGGCTAAATAGAAAAGTCTTTCCTGGTTTCCTAGTTCCGTTTGTTTCTGAGATTCAAAAGTCGTTCCTGGAATCTCTCTTTTATCCAATTTATTCTAATTGGATTTGGACTGCACTTTTGGCcatattagttaaattttagtcCAGACTCAGAGTAGTGGTAGCGCAAACGAATTAAACCTTAATAGATAAGATGCTccgattatttttaaaaaatttatctctttctcttcttatttaattattatattttaaaaaaaattttatataaataaaataaataatttaattttttcaaatctcaaaataaaaataatattaaaaatatatattctacgaatattttatttaacttttaattttaatctcaacaaatttcatctcatctcatctcatctcatcgaaTGAATCGATGTGACATCTTCACTAGGATTGatcaactttatttattttttaatcttaatttaagaaaaaaataaatcaacatgtaaatttataataatttatcaatatagatctaatattacatattatagAAACCAATACCTACGGTATCAATGGAGTAATCCGCTAGCGGGTAGCCAGACGGTTTAATTTCCACTTTCCGCACTAATATATTTTGACTTCCTAGTAAAAGGAGATAGGCGCAAAATTCCTAATCAAAATgtctataaattattatttgtccaacaaaattaaattgataagtatagatagatttaattatttatattatatttttaatattttcgcTCACATATGGGTCATACTCCTCTTCAATAGATAACTCATcaacatgtaaaatatttaattaaataggataaaatacaaaattataattaaccaATAACTTGATAAGATGTGAAATCAACATTTATTTCAAAAgattaaactaataaaaataagtagatttaattatttttattacatttttaacaCCTATTTAGCACAACTGATTTGTAAGAggtatttatttatgaaattaaaattaaaatcttagtttaaaaaaaattattagatattctcAACTacttaatatttgtttttaattaagaaaCCAACTTGTGACCGGAAAGTTGCAAATACGTTCCTTTCATGAAATAAGGATCAAGGAGAACCACTGGCAACCCGGGCATCGTGGGAGTTTTTTcctcaattattaaaaataaaaggagacTGAGAGATGGTAATTGATTAATTTGTGGTGATTATGTAACGTAATACGTAAGGATGAAATTACTTCAAGAAGCAGAACTTAAAAAACATCATCCGCTCCCTTTTTTTTGTATTACATGGGCTGTAACCCctcgtaatatatatatatatatatatatatatatatatatatatatatatataattatattattatattatatcatcctagattaataaaaacaatactGGTAATGATAAGGTTACTATCTttctattatctatttattaattttacttaatgattaagaaattgattattaataaaattacatatttattttttattttttaataattaagaatgttaacaaatatttttaaaaaattaaaaaatttcaaatatattataaataataaatggacAATAAGAGAGTATAACTTTATCACTACCCAATAGATAACCCAATTCACAGTCGGCAAAAATAGCCATGTCATGTCAAGAATAACTAGCTCTAGATGTTTGCAATTAGGGTTGTAATCGAGCCGTTTTTTGACTTGTTGAGCTCAGTTCGATTTAAAATACTCGAGTTtgagctcgagatttttatttattttttgttcgagCTTGTCTTGGTAAGCTAAATTCTCAACTCGAGTTCGAGCTCGAACTTGTCTCACAAATGAGCTCGAGATTGAGTTTGAatcgtttattttttattttttattttttgaataagatttaatcattaataaattagataaatacaaaaaataaaaaatctaatattgagtTTGTACAAATAACAAGTAgttgatattttaaaaatttataaataattaatatctaactagttgatatttctCCATAATCACAATGTGCTATATGCctacataatatgatagtataCATCTATTTCATGTGattctcacatactagtatatgaaattattaaatcttatcaactaattattgtacgaattataaaatatagctatggAGTATATTCAATAAATAGACATGagtaattaaattacatattatatatttaattataaaagtgttatgcttatattattagttaatacatatatatgtatatataagtgtatgtatatacttatcaatatatgaatgaattttaatcgagtcgagcaaTCGAGTCGACTCGAACATAAACGAGCGGACCTTAATAAGTTTTAATTGAGTCGAATCgagttttattaaatatatattatttactaatcgagttaatatttacttttatgatcatttttttttttttataagttgaatttaatttaaatttaatcgaACGAATACTAAAGAGACTATGGAATAGACAAATTCATTTACGGTCCTATTTGCGTACTCTTTTAATATTGTAGTGGCACAAAATCACTCAGAAGACAACCCCCAATAGGACAATTGTATTTCACTTTCATTGGATTGCTGATAAGAAAAGATTGATAAGATGATCCAACTAACAAGGCAGGTTGAAGTAGCCGGCTTTTTGACTTCTACGTACTTCGTAAATCTACAGCCCAAGCCAAGTCTCATAGTTTCATATTCACATAACACATTTTATTAGGGGCAGAATTAGAATTTGATGCGTGGGGCGATTAGCAAAAGGTGTTGTAGGTAGGGGATAACAGTAACAGAcatttaagataataaaatatgttattaattatataagattcttatttagagataaattaaattattaaaaccaCTCATCTGAACTTTTTATTTGAGCTCTATCAGACTtaagtgaaagataaaaattaagatagaaataatcatgtaagattttttaaaacaaatgataaaaattaaataaataaatataaacttttttattgaatctaaaattaaatattgtaaaatctctataatatagatataaatagttATGCAAAATTTGTTACATTCGCTTCTAATTGTTAACTTGATggtaatatatatgtacttactaataaaaataatccaaacaaaCTAGCTAGTAgaagacttaaaaaaaaatataaataaataggaaaaacgtaattgtaaatttactaaatagcttataaaaagagactaagatattttattacctcttatgagatgtaaaaaaaaaaatgagaatgtgagattttattaataacaaaaaataggtgtaattatgaaaaaattattaacaaactaaaagaaaccaagcaactaagtattaaataagatttttgaaaatatttagagagagaaattatctttatattaggatATCTTTGACAaaccattttataatatattttaagtagTGAGGTCCGCCCCTgcatgttataatataatttaagtgagaatatttttataaagtaatattatttatatagaatattttactaaactattatttattttaaaacgtGATTGTATAATGCATTGTGAAAAGTAAcgtatatttatcatttttcatccaATAAATCACTGTCATTCCAAATATCCCTCTCGTATGTTACATATTTATACCATCAAGTTGTTTTTTCGTTTGGaggaaaataaacacaaaaaagaaaagatagatGAGCAACTGAACTAATTATCCGGAAAAACAGAGGAGATGAGCAAAATGCCAAAGAGAGACGTACGTTATTAACAGTGACAGTTACTACAAATCCACCAACTTCCTCTACACAGAACAATTAATCCTTGTACAATCAATCTAACCACAAACGTCCGACAGCCTTCGTTTTTATCAAGCTAGCATTAGTCAAGACCAACAATATTGGATAGTCAAATATAAGCTCGTTGTGGTGTCTCGGCCATTTCCATCGCGCCATTGATGGGTTCCTGCTGCGTGTCATCTAGATAGTCCTCCCGGGCATTAATAGCTAACATCAGCGCAACCAACCAGAAGAGAGACGAATCCAGGGACACAAAAGCTCCACCTCCCAGCAGACCTGTTTTGGCTGTGGGGCAGTCGGTCTCGAGATTGTGATGCACGTTGCGTGACAGGATAAGTTGCTCCGCTATTGTTGGCCATAACAGGAAAGCTACCCCTAGTCCCGCCGTGAACCTGTCGCGAGCCCACAAATTTCGCTTAATTAACCCccaatttatagaaaattatttttctccGCTTATAAATCATTGTTCACCACCCACCCTGGATCTGGATGATACATTAATGGTGAAACAAAACTTACTTTAGAGAAGGGTCGTTGGACTTACAGAGAAATGTTAAAGAAGACAGTGAAGGTAGAGTTTTTGAACAGCGCGGATTGCGGAACAGATCTTCCTTTGTAAGGATAAAAGAGGGACAAATATCCAACCACCGTCGAAGCTACGAGAAACGCCGTTGAAAGATAACCGAAAACAACTGTCGGGCTGGAAGGGTACTTGCAAATCACCACACCTTTTCCGGGAATCGGAGTTCCACTCGCAGGCTATAAAAGGGAAAATTAAATACACATATCAAAAAGCATATGTGATGGTTGTTTCGgcaattatattgaatttataagAAAGAtcatatgaatatattatatataccttCTTAGTTTCGGCAAAGATTCCGAACACGAAGGAGATGAAACCAAGTGCGCCCACAAGTAGAGCCATCTTTGTTGCAGTGACCGCCATGCTCAAAGATGACAAATGTATAATGGGATGCTGAA
This genomic interval from Juglans microcarpa x Juglans regia isolate MS1-56 chromosome 4D, Jm3101_v1.0, whole genome shotgun sequence contains the following:
- the LOC121261270 gene encoding uncharacterized protein LOC121261270, which gives rise to MAVSVRLMALIVACCGVVSFIFGVVAENKKPASGTPITGKGVVICKYPSDPTVVLGYLSVVFLIATTVVGYLSLFYPYKGKSVPQAALFRSSSFVVFFNIAIFTAGLAATLLLWPTITEQIHLARNVHHNLNTDCPTAKTGLLGGGAFLSLDACLFWLVALMLADNAREDYFDETEKDGVVEQGQVFVDDYTRIPAKASV
- the LOC121261271 gene encoding uncharacterized protein LOC121261271, with translation MAVTATKMALLVGALGFISFVFGIFAETKKPASGTPIPGKGVVICKYPSSPTVVFGYLSTAFLVASTVVGYLSLFYPYKGRSVPQSALFKNSTFTVFFNISLFTAGLGVAFLLWPTIAEQLILSRNVHHNLETDCPTAKTGLLGGGAFVSLDSSLFWLVALMLAINAREDYLDDTQQEPINGAMEMAETPQRAYI